The Fusarium fujikuroi IMI 58289 draft genome, chromosome FFUJ_chr12 genome includes a window with the following:
- a CDS encoding related to RBTMx2 protein: MFNNPIIHSAVVIYKKITMSQSMLTSPDRLRKIDQLRGKNITTYLALPQLVAVGDQSSGKSSLLENLTGIPFPRGQELCTRYATQITHRRDVVSRITISIIPGPTAPVQQRQKLESFTKEVHSTEQLNAEFPDILNEVNTLMEIKTPRNLGGIKTFTEDVLKIERCGPDEDYLTVIDVPGIFRITTQGVTTDKDRQLIERMVKNYIRDSRTVILAVLPCNVDIATQEILAFAEEVDPFGERTLGILTKPDLLKERSAKAVVCDLVLGKRRPLTLGYYVVRSRGGDEEDSDGDADSLHREDMFKDEPWTSLPDHKAGIKALRVCLQELLGQISDKAFPNLRSETRRKLTEKQEELASLGPPRQTGRQQQQFLVSVASKFQNIVRAALDADYSTNQAFADDNLRLITEVINTTDEFSVDFEASAHTYMFQAINRKKAPALESPPPIPSDSQDEDEEDTDEESSTRCDLDLYPDLEGIIIRKGFPHRPSIGIMPWITQMHRRSRGVELGTFGPRVLSSALQEQSIYWQKMATEYLSKIILSVHKFILGALGKVCHDARILDGLVSGLMDDLLARYKDGMNRAIHLVDIERQKKPYTLNHYFNENLQKARNDRINKALKKKAWNDENTGQQVVKLDDISSVAYYKVARKRFVDNVYHQAVDHCLLSGPSSPLVLFCEKWVLDLSDEKLQLIACESRATQERRQILQTALQDLAEAIEILG; this comes from the exons ATGTTTAACAACCCCATCATTCACTCAGCAGTTGTCATCTACAAGAAAATCACCATGAGTCAATCTATGCTAACCAGTCCAGACCGACTGCGTAAGATTGACCAGCTTCGCGGGAAAAACATTACTACTTACCTTGCCCTACCCCAATTGGTCGCTGTCGGGGACCAAAGCTCTGGGAAGTCATCTCTTTTAGAGAATCTAACTGGAATCCCATTTCCGCGTGGCCAAGAGCTTTGCACTCGTTATGCAACTCAGATCACTCACCGTCGCGATGTTGTATCTCGTATTACTATCAGTATTATTCCAGGACCAACTGCCCCAGTCCAGCAAAGACAGAAACTCGAGAGTTTTACTAAGGAGGTGCACTCGACTGAACAGCTCAACGCTGAGTTTCCAGACATTTTAAATGAG GTGAATACACTTATGGAGATCAAAACGCCCAGAAACCTAGGTGGTATCAAGACGTTTACTGAAGACGTGTTGAAAATTGAGAGATGTGGACCAGATGAGGATTATCTGACAGTCATCGACGTTCCCGGAATCTTTCGTATCACCACTCAAGGAGTTACTACAGATAAAGACCGTCAGTTGATCGAAAGGATGGTCAAGAACTACATTCGCGATAGCCGCACAGTAATCTTGGCTGTTCTGCCATGCAACGTCGATATTGCCACTCAGGAAATTCTGGCATTTGCCGAAGAGGTCGACCCATTTGGCGAGCGTACACTGGGTATTCTCACAAAGCccgatcttctcaaagaacGAAGTGCAAAGGCCGTCGTCTGCGACCTGGTCCTGGGTAAACGGCGACCTCTCACCCTTGGTTACTATGTCGTTAGGAGCCGTGGcggcgacgaggaagatTCTGACGGGGATGCCGACTCGCTGCACCGTGAAGACATGTTCAAAGATGAACCTTGGACCTCTCTGCCAGATCACAAGGCTGGGATCAAGGCTCTTCGAGTGTGccttcaagagcttcttggacaGATCTCTGACAAGGCATTTCCTAACCTTCGATCCGAGACGCGTCGCAAGCTCACTGAGAAGCAGGAAGAGCTGGCGAGTCTTGGACCTCCACGCCAGACAGGacgacaacagcagcagttcCTAGTCAGCGTTGCGAGCAAGTTTCAGAACATTGTAAGAGCAGCGTTGGATGCAGACTACTCAACAAACCAAGCATTCGCGGATGATAACTTACGTCTCATCACGGAGGTAATCAACACCACGGATGAATTTTCTGTCGACTTCGAAGCTAGTGCGCACACTTACATGTTTCAAGCGATAAATCGGAAGAAAGCTCCCGCACTCGAAAGTCCTCCACCAATCCCTTCTGATTcccaagatgaggatgaagaagatactGATGAGGAGTCATCTACCCGCTGTGATCTTGACTTATATCCCGATCTAGAGGGTATCATTATAAGAAAAGGGTTTCCACATCGACCGTCGATAGGAATCATGCCTTGGATCACTCAAATGCATCGACGTTCTCGAGGTGTCGAACTAGGTACCTTTGGGCCACGAGTTCTGTCCAGTGCCCTTCAAGAACAGTCTATCTACTGGCAGAAGATGGCAACAGAGTACTTGAGTAAAATCATTTTGTCTGTCCACAAGTTCATACTTGGAGCCCTTGGGAAAGTCTGTCATGATGCTCGTATTCTCGATGGGCTCGTATCTGGCTTGATGGATGATCTCCTTGCTAGGTATAAGGATGGCATGAACCGAGCTATTCACTTGGTTGATATCGAGAGACAGAAAAAGCCCTATACGCTTAACCACTACTTCAATGAGAACTTACAGAAAGCACGGAACGATCGCATTAATAAAGCACTGAAGAAAAAGGCGTGGAATGATGAGAATACTGGGCAGCAAGTTGTTaagcttgatgatatttCATCAGTG GCCTACTATAAAGTGGCACGCAAGCGCTTCGTCGATAACGTCTACCACCAGGCCGTTGATCACTGCTTGCTTTCGGGCCCATCAAGTCCCTTGGTTCTATTTTGTGAAAAGTGGGTGCTGGACCTGAGTGATGAGAAGCTACAATTGATCGCGTGTGAGTCACGCGCGACTCAAGAAAGGCGTCAAATCTTGCAGACCGCGCTGCAGGACTTGGCAGAAGCTATAGAGATTTTAGGATAA
- a CDS encoding L-amino-acid oxidase: protein MPSYNVGIVGAGIAGLYTALLLQREGHSVHIFEATNRIGGRVYTHYFTAAENQYYEAGAMRIPDIESHGVVFSLIKYLNGHKNVPARMDIRLIDYVYRHENNDMYFNSSTVQGEVMTLTPLTAGWISVPESYKTKNAGELLDEAFCGLSHGENDSFDRAISRIVREYDHCTFRHFLISVKHWPPSVIDFVEATVFQPNEFSLSVPEIYMRLQEFKAGKWKTINQGMSRLPEAMAWLVGYQNITIGAQVTQVITLNDKRIRIKAVGHDGIIDAEFDRLVLAIPPAALQRIANRPTWSLEKETAIRSLQLEPLYKMGLRFKTRFWEDVSCGGNFGGQTNTDLPIRWLVFPSHGIGESEPGVLLVYGWMTDAANWFPLDPIQRRALALECIAKMFQGKRDRTGAEINVHELLIESSDTIWSEQTATGATMFRPGQLTRHFAEASRPEGNIFFAGEHLSYHHTWIAGAIHSGIQAARDLLDINVQPLDPGLLSENQKGIDVKDIAKAKFKLNPNALLNLSFRKNISECNCPEGSSELIASKGHQSALGPIVTNLEA, encoded by the exons ATGCCAT CTTATAATGTCGGAATTGTTGGTGCTGGAATTGCCGGGTTATATACCGCGCTTCTCTTACAACGTGAAGGACATTCGGTCCATATTTTCGAGGCTACTAATCGCATCGGTGGCCGCGTGTACACTCACTACTTCACGGCAGCCGAGAATCAATACTACGAAGCTGGCGCTATGCGTATCCCTGACATCGAGTCTCATGGAGTGGTATTCTCGCTAATCAAATACTTAAACGGTCACAAGAATGTCCCAGCCAGAATGGACATCCGGTTAATTGATTATGTTTACCGCCATGAGAATAATGACATGTACTTCAACTCTTCGACAGTTCAAGGCGAGGTAATGACTCTCACGCCTCTCACTGCTGGCTGGATAAGTGTACCGGAAAGCTACAAAACCAAAAATGCTGGAGAGTTACTTGATGAAGCATTTTGCGGACTATCGCACGGCGAGAATGACAGTTTTGATCGTGCAATTTCTCGAATCGTAAGAGAATATGATCACTGCACTTTTCGCCACTTCCTTATCTCTGTCAAACATTGGCCTCCATCGGTTATCGATTTCGTCGAAGCAACGGTCTTTCAACCTAACGAGTTCTCTCTCAGTGTCCCTGAGATCTACATGAGATTACAGGAGTTCAAAGCCGGCAAATGGAAGACAATCAATCAAGGAATGAGTCGACTGCCAGAAGCAATGGCTTGGCTAGTTGGGTACCAAAACATCACGATCGGGGCACAGGTGACGCAGGTGATCACACTCAACGACAAACGCATACGGATCAAGGCTGTAGGTCATGATGGCATTATTGATGCAGAGTTTGACCGTCTGGTCCTTGCTATACCTCCAGCTGCTTTGCAGAGGATAGCAAACCGCCCTACATGGAGCCTGGAAAAGGAAACGGCAATACGCTCACTCCAACTGGAGCCACTGTATAAGATGGGTTTGCGTTTCAAAACCAGATTCTGGGAAGATGTTTCTTGTGGAGGCAACTTCGGAGGGCAAACTAACACTGACTTGCCTATCAGGTGGCTTGTTTTCCCATCTCACGGGATAGGAGAAAGCGAACCAGGGGTCTTACTTGTATACGGTTG GATGACAGACGCAGCTAACTGGTTTCCTCTCGATCCAATACAGCGTCGCGCGCTGGCATTAGAATGCATTGCAAAAATGTTTCAAGGCAAACGTGACCGGACTGGTGCTGAAATTAATGTCCATGAGCTTTTAATCGAGTCTTCAGACACAATATGGTCTGAACAAACAGCGACAGGAGCCACTATGTTCCGGCCAGGCCAGCTTACAAGACACTTTGCTGAAGCCAGCCGACCCGAAGGGAATATCTTTTTTGCTGGTGAACACCTCTCCTACCATCACACTTGGATAGCTGGCGCCATCCATTCAGGAATCCAAGCAGCAAgggatcttcttgatatTAACGTGCAGCCTTTGGATCCGGGACTCTTAAGTGAGAATCAGAAGGGGATAGATGTAAAGGATATCGCGAAAGCCAAGTTCAAACTTAACCCCAAT GCCTTGTTGaatctcagcttcagaaAAAACATTTCAGAGTGCAATTGTCCAGAAGGGTCTTCAGAATTGATTGCATCAAAGGGACATCAATCAGCTCTCGGGCCTATAGTAACAAACTTAGAAGCATAA